One Micromonospora sp. WMMD812 genomic window carries:
- a CDS encoding NADH-quinone oxidoreductase subunit N, with the protein MSASVVQSVDNVALIPAYLAAGTAVLVLVTDLMLARPRATLAVAAVGAVATAAGATLVGAGGERRTFCVAGDCSFVFGGRAALVGAVFALLTLGVLGLSGGHLRAGRAPVGEYCFLLACSMTGGVVLGAAGDLITLIVALETLTLPLYVLVGLRRGSLASAEAAVTFFVVSVVATTLSLLGAALLYAVGGTLHLGRLGVLLAERPELHDLPLTTAAMALLVLGLAFKVAAVPFHAWAPATYDGAPLPVAAYLSTASKLGGVVALLAVVGSALPADLTGPVLALLAVLTMTVGNLVALRQRRTVRLLAWSSVAQAGYILAPLGALAFAAGRTDAASTGAYAAAVAYAVFFVLLELAAFAGVTALRPADADGGTLDDLRGAARRHPWLGAGLGLALIGLAGLPPGLAGLFAKVTVVRSLLDGGAGWLALVVAVNAVIGLAYYLRVTASLYAPPSPAGVTSAAPVAARAVAAVLAVATVAAVVVGVAPQLVLDLAAR; encoded by the coding sequence GTGAGCGCGAGCGTGGTGCAGAGCGTCGACAACGTGGCGCTGATCCCGGCGTACCTGGCCGCCGGCACGGCCGTGCTGGTGCTCGTGACCGACCTGATGCTGGCCCGACCGCGGGCCACGCTCGCGGTGGCCGCCGTCGGCGCCGTCGCCACCGCGGCCGGCGCCACCCTGGTCGGGGCGGGTGGTGAACGCCGGACGTTCTGCGTGGCCGGCGACTGCTCGTTCGTCTTCGGCGGTCGGGCGGCCCTGGTCGGCGCGGTGTTCGCGCTGCTCACCCTCGGGGTCCTCGGGCTCTCCGGCGGGCACCTGCGGGCCGGCCGCGCGCCGGTGGGGGAATACTGCTTCCTCCTCGCCTGCTCGATGACCGGCGGCGTGGTGCTCGGCGCGGCCGGTGACCTGATCACCCTGATCGTGGCGCTGGAGACGCTGACCCTGCCGCTCTACGTCCTGGTGGGGCTGCGCCGGGGCAGCCTGGCCAGCGCCGAGGCGGCGGTCACCTTCTTCGTGGTCAGCGTGGTGGCCACCACGCTGAGCCTGCTCGGCGCGGCGCTGCTCTACGCGGTCGGCGGCACGCTTCACCTGGGCCGGCTCGGCGTGCTGCTCGCCGAGCGGCCCGAGCTGCACGACCTGCCGCTGACCACGGCGGCGATGGCCCTGCTGGTGCTCGGGCTGGCGTTCAAGGTCGCCGCCGTGCCGTTCCACGCCTGGGCGCCGGCGACCTACGACGGCGCGCCGCTGCCGGTGGCCGCGTACCTCTCGACGGCATCCAAGCTGGGCGGGGTGGTGGCGCTGCTCGCGGTGGTCGGGAGCGCGCTACCCGCCGATCTGACCGGTCCGGTGCTCGCCCTGCTCGCGGTGCTGACGATGACCGTCGGCAACCTGGTGGCGTTGCGCCAGCGCCGGACGGTCCGGTTGCTCGCCTGGTCGTCGGTGGCCCAGGCCGGCTACATCCTGGCCCCGCTGGGCGCGCTCGCGTTCGCCGCCGGGCGCACGGATGCGGCGTCGACCGGCGCGTACGCGGCCGCGGTCGCGTACGCCGTCTTCTTCGTGCTTCTGGAACTCGCCGCCTTCGCCGGGGTGACCGCCCTGCGACCGGCGGACGCCGACGGCGGCACCCTCGACGACCTGCGCGGCGCCGCCCGGCGCCACCCGTGGCTCGGCGCGGGGCTGGGGCTGGCCCTGATCGGGCTGGCCGGGCTGCCGCCCGGCCTGGCGGGTCTCTTCGCCAAGGTGACCGTGGTGCGGTCGCTGCTCGACGGCGGCGCCGGCTGGCTCGCCCTGGTGGTGGCGGTGAACGCGGTCATCGGCCTCGCCTACTACCTGCGGGTGACCGCCAGCCTCTACGCGCCCCCGTCGCCGGCCGGTGTGACGTCCGCCGCGCCGGTCGCCGCCCGGGCGGTGGCCGCCGTGCTCGCCGTGGCCACGGTGGCTGCCGTGGTGGTCGGGGTCGCCCCGCAGCTCGTGCTCGACCTCGCCGCCCGCTGA